A portion of the Pseudomonas koreensis genome contains these proteins:
- a CDS encoding transporter substrate-binding domain-containing protein, giving the protein MKKALLTLSALALCMAAGSALAKEYKELRFGVDPSYAPFESKAADGSLVGFDIDLGNAICAELKVKCKWVESDFDGMIPGLKANKFDGVISSMTVTPAREKVIDFSSELFSGPTAYVFKKGSGITADVASLKGKTVGYEQGTIQEAYAKAVLDKAGVKTQAYQNQDQVYSDLTSGRLDAGIQDMLQAELGFLKSPKGADYEISQPVDSELLPAKTAVGIKKGNTELKALLDKGIKALHDDGKYAEIQKKHFGDLNLYSGK; this is encoded by the coding sequence ATGAAAAAAGCATTGCTGACCCTTTCTGCACTGGCGTTGTGCATGGCCGCCGGCTCGGCGCTGGCCAAGGAATACAAAGAGCTGCGCTTTGGCGTTGACCCTTCGTACGCACCGTTCGAGTCGAAAGCGGCCGACGGCAGCCTGGTCGGGTTCGATATCGACCTGGGCAACGCGATCTGCGCCGAACTGAAGGTCAAGTGCAAGTGGGTCGAAAGCGATTTCGACGGCATGATTCCGGGCCTCAAGGCCAACAAGTTCGACGGTGTGATCTCGTCGATGACCGTGACCCCGGCCCGCGAGAAGGTCATCGACTTCTCCAGCGAGCTGTTTTCCGGCCCGACCGCTTACGTATTCAAAAAGGGCTCCGGCATCACCGCCGACGTCGCTTCGCTCAAGGGCAAAACCGTTGGCTATGAGCAAGGCACCATTCAGGAAGCCTACGCCAAAGCCGTGCTGGACAAGGCCGGCGTGAAAACCCAGGCCTATCAGAACCAGGATCAGGTGTATTCCGACCTGACTTCCGGCCGTCTCGATGCTGGTATCCAGGACATGCTGCAAGCCGAACTGGGCTTTCTGAAGTCGCCGAAAGGCGCCGATTACGAAATCAGCCAGCCGGTCGACAGCGAATTGCTGCCCGCCAAAACGGCTGTCGGTATCAAGAAAGGTAACACTGAGCTGAAGGCGCTTTTGGATAAAGGTATCAAAGCGTTACACGACGACGGCAAATACGCCGAGATTCAAAAGAAACACTTTGGCGACCTGAATCTGTACAGCGGCAAATAA